The proteins below come from a single Triticum urartu cultivar G1812 unplaced genomic scaffold, Tu2.1 TuUngrouped_contig_2704, whole genome shotgun sequence genomic window:
- the LOC125527047 gene encoding uncharacterized protein LOC125527047, translating to MLEDYQHCSDKALKQFSENVGLRGPIFRANVLVVFSGMLMGFMVGIGAYGRRYRHIPWIRLLFLGATTLFLPIVSYIVSSSGLGITQSTKMTFLKSNLIVGRCNAKLHVVLVLAWTALGLNIGISTTALVAADAREGRSIPPDMALLIQAMWTAYLAISTAWAIEPTDNRIRLLLLGPFGVLFSKLVLKCYAWYIARQSLAFGRNPRLIVGYMEELQDGSHHAEHMPPPLIVTGENTMKVKEKPCGYKLVSVSNSKDLVTFDKVWQLDDALLRSKSLQLKELCFSFALFKLLRCRIARYTIIEVGFVEGSNFLRQILLEDNDGERVLGVIAHELSFLHDYYYSSLPVSYSKSWLPIVSGFISLLSICYGLFVIYLLTTSMIREVPWLSESRKGQINCIVYCSKISSNTSTTKSFGTIYFDYIPMYILVAQVMLAEVRDIASYIRSNWIKVALTCQYVKHCSWRQSPTIQRCVRCVLWSKGKLIRNWEDKMGQSSVLVLHPRKTLVANLRRLIHMSGQNKKIPSAVKSAIVGALRKCYEGGEINSDVSSFQRILHLQEDGKIIWTFGERGTAEIMLVCHIATTILGARSPPHQSPSYSDHMSAANHLSQYCAYLVACYPELLPEDDEWCKSLYLAVSEGAKSVLIGNDSRESWMSELEYQRRLIHLLSAERNHEVLKDGAILAEQLAEQGEDAAWKALAAFWSEMILYVAPSDNIDGHMEAIARGGELITLLWALVTHLGIVEWMVWLLDDHWDKQHRSYAMAVEQRELAPLKLRSHGVTLGWMRYDERYTPYVRETGLLPFIHMVRRSTPPNNAPALTALIDHWRSETHSFHLRTGEMTVTLQDIAMITGLPIDGNPLCMSTDSDGWRAQMHALIGMVPPEPPEPAAENKKKERVAAGATFTWITKHFGTCPPEADEDTVKTYARVYMCWTKPVVGHLEVLVVVCSHFPYGAGSMIPRSCTKLYQSELDAITPEQVIWEPYGTGDSFGNPLEFRLNPMCTRDRDLWRMRCPLICNWAVELHLPHRVRRQFGLFQAHPPEWEDTDKLLHALDRKRQRKIKDWAKHHRKYVVQFALSVEQARAGKGVQLREHCPVAFNNYLTWFLASTRAEVCKPAYAEEILEEPTVFDEVAQHQYNALVRKGNSVIPSAPMMNFVRAQIKKAADETEIILETTPAGKSDGEGALRAFIKRQGQKLRRLLNLFGCRDPEYVSPERSRSATPSDPASGQSHGDHLEDEDVGVVTQGVVDDDMTLGTYQARSAYMLKPRKGINKYTPEDFTERGKRTVGTSRMAALDDYLDDDVNDVEEPEPERERVPLPRKVKKLASKRGGEQPKSAQGTSSS from the exons ATGTTAGAAGACTATCAGCACTGCTCAGATAAAGCATTGAAGCAATTCTCTGAGAACGTGGGACTACGAGGGCCAATTTTCCGAGCCAATGTTCTAGTGGTGTTTAGTGGCATGTTGATGGGGTTCATGGTTGGGATAGGCGCCTACGGCCGTCGCTACCGGCACATTCCATGGATCCGTTTGCTCTTCCTAGGTGCCACCACATTGTTTCTGCCCATTGTCTCTTATATTGTCTCTTCCAGTGGTTTAGGCATTACCCAGTCGACCAAAATGACCTTTCTGAAGTCTAATCTCATAGTAGGGAGATGTAATGCAAAATTGCATGTCGTCTTGGTCCTTGCATGGACGGCACTTGGTCTGAATATTGGTATAAGTACCACTGCATTGGTTGCCGCCGATGCTAGAGAAGGTCGAAGTATTCCTCCCGATATGGCACTACTTATTCAAGCAATGTGGACTGCTTACCTAGCAATAAGCACAGCCTGGGCAATTGAGCCCACAGATAATAGAATCAGATTATTGCTTCTTGGACCGTTTGGTGTTTTGTTTTCCAAATTAGTTCTGAAGTGTTACGCATGGTACATAGCCAGACAATCATTAGCCTTTGGACGCAATCCTCGTCTTATTGTTGGATACATGGAGGAGCTGCAGGATGGAAGCCACCATGCTGAGCATATGCCTCCTCCACTTATAGTTACTGGAGAGAACACCATGAAGGTAAAGGAGAAGCCTTGTGGCTACAAATTAGTGTCAGTGTCCAACAGCAAGGACTTAGTGACCTTTGACAAAGTTTGGCAACTGGATGATGCACTTCTGAGATCAAAATCACTTCAACTAAAAGAACTATGCTTTTCGTTCGCATTATTTAAACTGCTACGGTGTCGAATTGCAAGGTACACAATTATTGAGGTTGGTTTCGTCGAAGGCAGTAACTTCTTACGTCAAATTTTGCTTGAGGATAATGATGGCGAAAGAGTTCTTGGGGTGATTGCACATGAGCTTTCTTTTCTTCATGACTATTATTATTCATCACTTCCAGTTTCATATTCAAAGAGTTGGCTGCCAATCGTGAGCGGATTCATTTCATTGCTAAGCATCTGTTATGGTTTATTTGTCATATATCTCCTGACAACTTCTATGATTCGCGAAGTCCCCTGGCTGAGCGAATCTCGAAAAGGGCAGATTAATTGTATTGTGTACTGCAGCAAAATTTCTTCTAACACTTCAACTACGAAATCGTTTGGGACTATATACTTTGATTACATACCAATGTATATACTTGTTGCACAAGTTATGCTTGCTGAGGTGCGGGACATTGCATCTTACATCCGCTCTAACTGGATTAAAGTGGCCTTGACATGTCAATATGTGAAACATTGTTCCTGGCGTCAATCTCCTACCATCCAGAGGTGTGTCCGTTGTGTGCTATGGAGCAAAGGCAAGTTGATAAGGAATTGGGAGGATAAAATGGGGCAGTCGTCAGTTTTGGTGCTCCACCCAAGGAAAACGCTAGTGGCTAATCTCCGGCGTCTCATTCATATGTCAGGCCAAAATAAGAAGATACCAAGTGCAGTGAAATCTGCTATTGTTGGTGCATTGAGGAAGTGCTACGAGGGAGGAGAAATCAATAGTGATGTGTCGTCTTTCCAAAGGATCCTACATCTGCAAGAAGACGGCAAGATCATTTGGACATTTGGGGAAAGAGGTACAGCCGAAATCATGCTTGTGTGTCACATTGCCACGACTATCCTTGGAGCAAGGTCACCGCCACATCAATCCCCGTCCTACTCTGACCATATGTCTGCTGCAAATCACCTATCGCAGTACTGCGCCTACTTGGTGGCATGCTATCCTGAGCTACTTCCTGAAGATGATGAATGGTGCAAGAGCCTGTACCTGGCCGTCAGTGAAGGCGCCAAGAGTGTACTCATAGGCAATGATTCCAGGGAGTCGTGGATGTCTGAACTTGAGTACCAGAGGAGGTTGATTCATTTACTAAGCGCAGAGCGTAACCATGAGGTGCTCAAGGATGGCGCGATCCTTGCAGAGCAATTGGCTGAACAAGGGGAGGATGCAGCTTGGAAGGCCCTCGCTGCGTTTTGGTCGGAGATGATCCTGTATGTCGCTCCGTCGGACAACATTGATGGTCATATGGAGGCGATCGCCCGCGGCGGCGAGCTGATAACCCTCCTCTGGGCTTTGGTCACCCACCTCGGCATCGTCg AATG GATGGTTTGGCTTCTCGATGATCACTGGGACAAGCAACACCGGTCGTACGCTATGGCGGTGGAGCAGCGG GAGCTTGCACCTTTGAAGCTTCGTTCTCACggggtcacccttgggtggaTGCGCTATGATGAGCGATACACACCGTATGTAAGGGAGACAGGACTTCTCCCTTTCATTCATATGGTCAGACGGTCGACGCCACCCAACAATGCTCCAGCACTCACCGCGCTTATTGATCATTGGCGGTCGGAGACACATAGTTTCCATCTACGGACCGGGGAGATGACAGTGACGCTCCAGGATATTGCTATGATCACCGGTCTTCCTATCGATGGGAATCCTTTATGTATGAGCACCGATTCCGATGGGTGGCGCGCGCAGATGCATGCCCTTATCGGTATGGTTCCTCCGGAGCCTCCGGAACCAGCAGCAGAAAACAAGAAGAAGGAAAGAGTCGCAGCCGGTGCTACTTTCACGTGGATTACTAAGCACTTTGGTACTTGCCCACCGGAAGCTGATGAGGACACGGTCAAGACATATGCTCGTGTCTACATGTG TTGGACGAAGCCTGTTGTAGGTCATCTGGAGGTATTGGTGGTTGTTTGCTCGCACTTTCCATATGGAGCTGGGAGC ATGATCCCTCGGTCATGTACCAAGTTGTACCAGAGCGAGCTTGACGCGATCACGCCTGAGCAG GTGATATGGGAGCCGTATGGAACAGGAGATAGTTTTGGTAACCCTTTAGAGTTCAGGCTGAATCCGATGTGCACTAGGGATAGGGATCTCTGGCGTATGCGGTGCCCACTCATATGCAACTGGGCGGTTGAGCTTCACCTCCCACATCGAGTGCGCCGTCAGTTTGGTTTGTTCCAGGCACATCCGCCGGAGTGGGAGGACACAGACAAGTTGCTACACGC GTTGGATAGGAAAAGGCAGCGGAAGATTAAGGATTGGGCCAAGCATCACAGAAAGTATGTCGTACAGTTTGCGCTTAGTGTGGAGCAAGCTAGGGCTGGAAAAGGAGTCCAGCTTCGTGAGCACTGCCCTGTAGCGTTCAACAACTATCTCACATGGTTTCTTGCAAGTACCCGTGCGGAGGTATGCAAGCCGGCGTATGCTGAGGAGATTTTGGAAGAACCCACTGTTTTTGATGAGGTAGCCCAACACCAGTACAACGCATTAGTCAGGAAAGGCAACTCAGTGATCCCTTCAGCTCCAATGATGAACTTTGTG CGTGCCCAGATCAAGAAAGCAGCTGATGAGACCGAGATTATTCTTGAAACAACCCCGGCTGGCAAAAGCGATGGAGAAGGTGCACTTCGAGCATTCATCAAG CGCCAGGGCCAAAAGTTAAGGCGGCTATTAAACCTTTTTGGTTGTCGTGACCCCGAGTATGTATCACCAGAACGGTCTAGGTCGGCGACACCATCAGATCCCGCTTCGGGCCAGAGCCATGGTGATCATTTGGAGGATGAGGATGTGGGTGTGGTCACCCAAGGG GTTGTTGATGATGATATGACCTTGGGGACGTACCAGGCTAGGTCTGCATACATGCTAAAGCCTAGGAAGGGAATCAACAAGTACACACCTGAAGACTTCACCGAAAGAGGCAAAAGGACGGTCGGCACCTCGCGGATGGCGGCTTTGGATGACTATTTGGATGACGATGTCAATGACGTGGAGGAACCAGAGCCGGAGCGGGAGCGTGTTCCTCTTCCTAGGAAGGTGAAGAAGTTAGCCAGCAAGAGGGGGGGGGAGCAGCCAAAAAGCGCTCAAGGAACTAGCTCTTCTTAG